Proteins encoded by one window of Pempheris klunzingeri isolate RE-2024b chromosome 14, fPemKlu1.hap1, whole genome shotgun sequence:
- the LOC139213129 gene encoding vascular endothelial zinc finger 1-like has protein sequence MEPSWSTFLFQQANEALHHQHQVAQNSLLPLLNAGAEQVDQKPILPIQIDQKPPSSAADLLKDNVASGGGIRPPVPVIKKEHKGKTPFVCGYCNKAFRDSYHLRRHESSHTGIKMVSRPKKTAQTAPTMVPMISTMPRENNGNPSYISTVAGILSTATTSVSSSIMTSSAMGNVQQQNVAKKPAKPVKKNHGCEMCGKAFRDVYHLNRHKLSHSDEKPFECPICQQRFKRKDRMTYHVRSHDGGVHKPYVCSVCGKGFSRPDHLSCHVKHVHSSERPFKCQVTACTSAFATKDRLRSHMIRHEGKVTCSICGKMLSAAYITSHLKTHGQTNFNSCNKDGNDVCNSASATPVTISSPITTAMNRCISNNPVTIAAQMNISTNTVNITSPVSLQHPVTITGPVNIASVNIPATAPMNIAHPVAITTPMPMNMGPLNIAMRPVDSMSFLSQVLPSSPPW, from the exons CAGGCAAATGAAGCcctccaccaccagcaccaggTGGCCCAGAACAGCCTGCTGCCACTTCTTAATGCAGGAGCTGAACAAGTTGACCAGAAGCCTATCCTGCCCATCCAAATAGACCAGAAGCCCCCTTCCAGCGCTGCTGATCTCCTCAAAGACAATGTGGCCAGTGGAGGAGGTATACGGCCACCAGTGCCTGTGATAAAGAAGGAACACAAAGGCAAAACGCCTTTCGTCTGCGGCTACTGCAACAAGGCCTTCCGCGACAGCTACCACCTGAGGCGTCATGAGTCCAGCCACACCGGCATCAAGATGGTGTCGAGGCCTAAGAAGACTGCCCAGACAGCCCCCACCATGGTGCCCATGATCTCCACCATGCCACGAGAGAACAACGGCAACCCCTCATACATCTCCACGGTAGCAGGCATCCTCTCCACAGCAACCACCTCTGTTTCCTCAAGTATCATGACATCGTCTGCAATGGGCAAtgtgcagcagcaaaatgtCGCCAAGAAACCTGCCAAACCTGTCAAGAAAAACCATGGTTGTGAGATGTGCGGCAAGGCCTTCCGTGATGTCTACCACCTGAATCGCCACAAGCTGTCCCATTCAGACGAGAAGCCTTTTGAGTGCCCCATCTGCCAGCAACGCTTTAAAAGGAAGGACCGAATGACCTACCATGTTCGCTCTCATGACGGGGGAGTCCACAAGCCCTatgtatgttctgtgtgtggGAAAGGCTTTTCCAG GCCAGACCACTTGAGCTGCCATGTGAAGCATGTGCATTCCTCAGAAAGGCCGTTTAAATGTCAAGTAACG GCCTGTACCTCTGCTTTTGCCACCAAAGACAGACTCCGTTCCCACATGATCAGGCATGAAGGCAAAGTGACCTGTAGCATCTGTGGGAAGATGCTCAGCGCAGCCTACATCACCAGCCATTTGAAGACTCACGGACAAACCAACTTTAACTCCTGTAACAAAG ACGGTAACGATGTCTGCAACTCTGCCTCAGCTACGCCCGTGACCATTTCTTCCCCCATCACCACGGCGATGAACCGATGCATCAGCAACAACCCGGTCACCATAGCCGCACAAATGAACATTAGCACCAACACAGTCAACATCACATCTCCGGTTAGCCTCCAGCACCCAGTCACCATCACCGGGCCCGTCAACATTGCCTCCGTCAACATCCCCGCCACGGCACCCATGAATATAGCCCACCCAGTCGCAATAACGACCCCAATGCCCATGAACATGGGTCCGCTCAACATCGCCATGAGGCCAGTGGATAGCATGTCTTTTCTGTCCCAAGTCTTGCCTTCTTCCCCACCCTGGTAA